In one Electrophorus electricus isolate fEleEle1 chromosome 21, fEleEle1.pri, whole genome shotgun sequence genomic region, the following are encoded:
- the LOC118240483 gene encoding sialoadhesin-like: MNNVKVSDSGIYNFRFRTWRNEWKSASSGVTLTVTDLKVTMSNTYSWTTTLRCSSTCTLPNNPTYIWYRNGQPVYNKNGLSVYVMSKNAGSYSCAVRGYEELRSPAVCVYGKDSCWSVTYVTQSTCALIGSSVDIRGYYTFPDQQPTPQPAWYARLHPQVKELSHADDRVEVFSHRANVNTLRLKHLTESDSAEYLLRFKAPYMIHTDSSAGVSLSVTGLKVNVDSPAVPGSEGQTVTLSCSSTCTLPYNPTYIWYKNRQRVSHCTSVSCSVSAVRDAVSYSCATEGHENLLSPPVYAPRNTRALMVSSGERVEGDSVTLTCSSEENPPVLTYSWFKQRAAADTLLATGQNYSISNISSQHSGLYYCTAHNQLGQHNSTTTLLDVLYPPRVPSVTDRVSGDAVTLLCYSDSNPISNYSWYKKTGSDVILFGNGTNLTIATGTSGCFYCVVQNQFGSSNSSEWSFTSGNPAGTYAASGVTVGLFLTLIAVCLWMRGRTTAVSSRSEETSAKRDSTSVYDNVSALDMPSDPTNDDICVYSNINFTRSHSQEVSLYSTVQLTMALSQEEEVVYTRVNFW; the protein is encoded by the exons ATGAACAACGTGAAAGTAAGTGACTCTGGAATTTATAACTTCAGATTTAGAACATGGAGGAATGAATGGAAATCTGCTTCATCTGGAGTTACTCTCACTGTTACAg ATCTGAAGGTTACGATGTCAAACACGTATAGCTGGACAACCACACTGcgctgcagctccacctgcacgctgcccaacaaccccacctacatctggtacaggAATGGACAGCCTGTATATAACAAGAATggactgtctgtgtatgtcatGAGTAAGAatgcaggcagctactcctgtgctgtaagaggatatgaggagctccgctctcctgctgtct GTGTTTATGGAAAGGACAGCTGCTGGAGTGTAACTTACGTCACCCAGAGCAcctgtgctctgattggttcatcAGTGGACATACGCGGTTACTACACCTTCCCGGATCAGCAGCCCACCCCCCAACCTGCCTGGTACGCCAGACTCCACCCACAGGTCAAAGAGCTGAGTCATGCTGATGACCGAGTGGAGGTTTTCAGTCACAGAGCTAATGTGAACACACTAAGACTGAAACATCTCACAGAGAGTGACTCAGCAGAATATCTCCTCCGATTTAAAGCCCCCTAcatgatacacacagacagctctgctggtgtgtctctctctgtcacag GCCTGAAGGTGAATGTGGACTCTCCAGCAGTCCCAGgatcagagggacagacagtaacactgagctgcagctccacctgcactctgccctacaaccccacctacatctggtacaaGAACAGACAGCGTGTCTCTCACTGTacatctgtctcctgctctgtatCTGCAGTCAGGGATGCAGTCAGTTATAGCTGTGCTACTGAAGGCCATGagaacctcctctctcctcctgtct atgcCCCTAGAAACACCAGAGCATTGATGGTTtcctctggagagagagtggagggagattcagtgactctgacctgcagcagtgaggaAAACCCTCCTGTTCTCACCTACTCCTGGtttaagcagagagcagctgcagacacactgctggcAACAGGCCAGAATTACAGCATCTCCAACAtcagctcccagcacagtggACTTTACTACTGCACCGCTCACAACCAGCTGGGACAGcacaactccaccaccacccttctGGATGTGTTAT ACCCTCCCAGAGTCCCGTCTGTTACTGACCGTGTGTCTGGTGACGCGGTgacactgctgtgctacagtgacTCCAACCCCATCAGTAATTACTCCTGGTAcaagaagacaggaagtgatgtcatacTGTTTGGAAATGGCACCAATTTAACTATAGCTACAGGAACAAGTGGATGTTTCTACTGTGTGGTGCAGAATCAATTTGGATCATCTAACTCATCAGAATGGTCATTTACTTCAG GGAACCCAGCTGGGACATACGCAGCTTCTGGAGTCACTGTGGGTTTGTTTCTGACTCTCATTGCTGTCTGTCTATGGATGAG ggggcgaACCACAGCTGTCAGCAGCAGGAGTGAGGAGACCAGCGCAAAA cgtGATTCTACTTCTGTATATGATAACGTCTCAGCCCTGGACATGCCCTCTGACCCCACAAATGACGACATTTGTGTCTACTCCAACATTAATTTCACACGCTCCCACTCACAGGAAGTATCTCTCTACTCTACTGTCCAACTAACAATGGCTCTTAGTCAAGAAGAGGAAGTAGTGTACACCAGAGTGAATTTCTGGTAG